The proteins below come from a single Accipiter gentilis chromosome W, bAccGen1.1, whole genome shotgun sequence genomic window:
- the LOC126035463 gene encoding uncharacterized protein LOC126035463, with the protein MLVLAGFLLGVFGLYWNLPQGEGWVISQPKQNVWVTLANMTHQDTLCLATATPENPFSTCLVGLPVDTWPNPLRIPNLCDSPKSCTKNWDRVYAHLLPVTQEPQELELLGSVMMDARVFFNYSYSNIAHQGRNVNATSILYRNATAWCNYTAPNASRSSVVPPALPPGVFLICGDHAWGGIPSKLNGGPCSLGRLTLLTPNMLTILNMTRKHRRVQRSVHQFSSSCQDDIEFWNRGQILTASILAPGVGVANALRTLNKLGCWLSKQSKATSLALSNLLTDVGSVRHAALQNRAAIDFLLLAQGHGCDEFEGMCCMNLSDHSESIFSSIQQLKKGVRKLTESDELDWLTKMFKGWGLSGWLVSLLKTVGVVILVVITVLLMLPCLFSLLQRALQGAARTIFLAQIQKGGIVRECNESTEFLTVREQRDLEQLVVYP; encoded by the coding sequence atgctggtcctcgctgggttcctgctcggtgtgttcggcctgtattggaacctgcctcagggtgaaggatgggtgatctcacaacctaaacaaaatgtctgggtcactttagcaaacatgacacatcaggacaccttgtgtctcgccacagcaacccctgaaaatccattctctacatgcttggtgggactacccgtggacacctggccgaacccactgcggatcccgaatctctgtgattctccaaaaagttgtacaaaaaactgggatcgtgtgtatgcacatcttttgccagtcacccaggaaccccaagagttagaattattaggatctgtaatgatggatgctcgtgtgttctttaattactcttatagcaATATTGCTCACCAGGGTCgaaatgttaatgcaactagtattctCTATCGCAATGCAACTGCATGGTGTAATTATACTGCACCTAATGCTTCGcgatcttctgttgttcctcctgcgctacctcctggcgtgtttctaatctgtggagatcatgcctggggaggcattccatctaaactgaatggaggcccgtgtagcctcggacgcctcacgttattaacaccaaatatgttaacgattctgaacatgactcgaaagcatagacgagtccaaaggtctgttcatcagtttagcagttcctgtcaagatgacatcgaattttggaatcgaggccagattttaacagcctccatattggcaccaggagttggcgttgcaaatgccttaagaactttaaataagttaggatgttggcttagtaagcaatctaaggctacctctttagctttaagtaaccttctaactgatgttggtagtgttagacatgctgcgttacaaaatagagctgcaattgattttttgcttttagcacaaggacacggttgtgatgagtttgaagggatgtgctgtatgaatctgtccgaccattcagaatccattttcagtagtattcaacaattaaagaagggagtcaggaagctgacagaaagcgatgaattagattggctaacaaagatgttcaagggttggggattgtctggatggttggtatctctgctcaagactgtgggggtagttatcttggttgtgataactgtgctcctaatgttgccctgtcttttcagtcttctgcaaagggccctgcagggggcggccaggacaatatttttagcacaaatacaaaaagggggaattgtcagggaatgtaacgaatctacggaattcctgacagttcgagaacagcgcgacctcgagcagcttgtagtatatccttga